The following proteins come from a genomic window of Phycodurus eques isolate BA_2022a chromosome 9, UOR_Pequ_1.1, whole genome shotgun sequence:
- the guf1 gene encoding translation factor Guf1, mitochondrial isoform X7: protein MIASVVQRWCGTPLSRCILRFKICRKKTPNYCMSYSMLRRCWMNKLPVLSTNFKMQLLNLTTQNDKQEVIDLSKFPVERIRNFCIIAHIDHGKSTLADRLLEMTGAIAKTDKNKQVLDKLQVERERGITVKAQTASLFYTHRGQRHLLNLIDTPVRPPLDLVSENGPYTVRCGILFDCCFVKIISSRGQAVAIVTLLPTVQEIRSRILPCHLEKNAYTKNACFYVQYTGQTNSLMLFIQLMVTDFNAPPQGHVDFSYEVSRSIAACQGVLLIVDANQGIQAQTVANFYLAFEAQLTIIPVINKIDLKNADPERVESQIEKVFDIPREDSLRISAKIGTNVEKVLQAVVERIPPPAAIVHDPFKALVFDSNFDHYRGVVANVAVFAGHVKKGDKIVSAHLGKAYEVSELGLLRPEEHPTQKLFAGQVGYLVAGMKDVKEAQIGDTLYLQDQPVEALPGFKPAKAMVFAGMYPVDQSEYPGLRSAIERLTLNDSSVTVQRDSSLALGAGWRLGFLGLLHMEVFNQRLEQEYNASVIVTAPTVPYKAVLSSAKVIKEHGREEITVVNPAQFPDRSVVSKYLEPMVVGTILAPDTYTGKIMTLCLNRRGIQNNMVYVDDHRVMMKYLFPLNEIVVDFYDLLKSLSSGYASFDYENAGYQAADLIKMDILLNGRPVEELTIIVHRARAYSTGKAVCERLKDSIPRQMFEIAVQAAVGSQIIARETMPRPVHESHGLSVKTWAEEESDYADSTLSRGQSMCDDTSSELQRMAAIERRDVNSQNSFRGRGALSRIVNMVMSVREWAQKSAAEEAERPDSFLERFRGPAHLDIHAPPSGFSHSHNGSDIDSEMRRTKRRRNCNNVILSPSDDAYYHWLMVIGPAVFYNWTLLVVRACFDELQMRNVSVWLVMDYICDGVYILDIAVRLHTGFLEQGLMVKDGQRLRETYIRTFQCKLDICSILPTDLLYLTYGLSHAPLLRFNRLLRLPRLFELFERTETRTGYPNTFRICKLIVYILVIIHWNACGYYSFSKVLGLGSDSWVYPNSSDPEFASLTRSYIYCLYWSTLTLTTIGETPPPVRDEEYLFLIFDFLAF, encoded by the exons ATGATTGCGTCTGTGGTCCAACGGTGGTGTGGAACGCCACTGTCGCGATGTATTTTGCGTTTTAAAATATGCAGAAAGAAAACGCCAAACTATTGTATGAGTTATTCGATGTTAAGACGTTGCTGGATGAACAAACTCCCTGTTCTTTCTACTAATTTCAAGATGCAGCTTTTGAACCTGACTACACAAAATGACAAG caGGAGGTCATTGACCTATCCAAGTTTCCTGTGGAAAGAATCAGGAATTTTTGCATCATTGCACATATTGACCATGGTAAAAGCACACTGGCTGACAGACTACTTGAAATGACAG GTGCCATAGCAAAGACAGACAAGAACAAACAGGTTCTGGACAAGCTTCAGgtggagcgagagagaggcATAACCGTCAAGGCCCAGACGGCCTCTTTGTTTTACACACACCGGGGCCAGCGGCACCTCCTCAACCTCATTGACACACCAGTAAGACCTCCATTGGATTTAGTTTCAGAAAATGGACCCTACACAGTCCGTTGTGGGATATTATTTGACTGCTGTTTTGTGAAAATAATCAGTTCAAGGGGTCAAGCTGTTGCCATTGTGACCCTTTTGCCAACTGTCCAAGAAATCCGAAGTCGCATCTTACCATGTCATCTGGAGAAGAATGCGTACACGAAGAATGCATGCTTTTACGTCCAGTATACTGGGCAGACAAATAGTTTAATGCTCTTCATTCAGCTGATGGTAACTGATTTTAATGCGCCTCCGCAGGGTCACGTCGACTTCAGCTACGAAGTGTCTCGGTCCATCGCCGCATGCCAGGGTGTCTTGCTTATTGTCGACGCCAATCAG GGAATTCAAGCGCAGACCGTGGCCAACTTCTACCTGGCTTTTGAAGCTCAGCTGACAATCATCCCTGTCATTAACAAG ATCGATTTGAAAAATGCCGATCCAGAGAGGGTGGAGTCACAGATTGAAAAAGTGTTTGATATTCCTCGTGAGGACTCCCTTCGG ATTTCAGCTAAAATTGGTACAAATGTTGAAAAGGTTCTCCAAGCAGTCGTAGAGAGAATTCCTCC GCCTGCGGCAATTGTTCATGACCCATTCAAAGCACTCGTCTTTGACTCCAATTTTGACCACTACAGAGGAGTAGTGGCTAACGTTGCCGTGTTTGCGGGTCATGTCAAAAAAGGGGACAAGATCGTGTCGGCACACCTCGGCAAAGCCTACGAGGTCAGCGAGCTCGGACTTCTTCGCCCAGAAGAGCATCCCACGCAGAAACT GTTTGCTGGACAGGTGGGCTACCTCGTAGCCGGGATGAAGGATGTAAAGGAGGCGCAGATTGGGGACACGCTCTACCTCCAGGACCAGCCAGTGGAAGCTCTGCCCGGCTTTAAGCCAGCCAAAGCAATGGTGTTTGCCG GAATGTATCCAGTGGACCAGTCAGAATACCCGGGCCTTCGTAGCGCCATCGAGAGACTGACACTAAACGACTCGAGTGTCACAGTGCAGAGAGACAGCAGTTTGGCTCTCGGAGCTGGTTGGAG GCTGGGCTTCCTGGGACTTCTTCATATGGAGGTGTTTAATCAGAGGCTGGAGCAGGAATACAATGCGTCTGTTATCGTAACCGCGCCAACAGTGCCTTATAAGGCTGTTCTCTCGTCAGCTAAAGTCATCAAG GAACATGGCAGGGAGGAGATTACCGTTGTGAACCCAGCTCAGTTTCCAGACAGATCTGTAGTGTCGAAGTATTTGGAACCAATGGTGGTGGGGACTATTTTGGCACCTGACACATACACTGGCAAGATTATGACTCTCTGCTTG AATCGCAGAGGCATCCAGAATAATATGGTGTACGTAGATGACCATCGTGTGATGATGAAATATCTCTTCCCtttaaatgaaattgttgtGGATTTCTATGACCTCCTCAAGTCTCTTTCTTCAGGATATGCCAG CTTTGATTATGAAAACGCAGGCTACCAGGCAGCTGACCTTATCAAGATGGATATTCTATTGAATGGGCGCCCGGTGGAAGAACTCACCATAATTGTGCACAG AGCGCGCGCATACAGCACGGGGAAAGCCGTATGTGAGCGACTCAAGGATTCCATACCGAGGCAAATGTTTGAGATTGCAGTACAAGCAGCTGTCGGGAGTCAAATCATTGCAAGAGAAAC TATGCCGCGTCCAGTGCACGAGTCACACGGGTTATCTGTAAAAACGTGGGCAGAGGAGGAGAGTGACTATGCTGACAGCACACTTAGCAG AGGGCAGTCGATGTGTGATGACACGTCGTCGGAATTGCAGAGAATGGCCGCCATTGAACGGAGAGACGTCAACTCGCAGAATTCCTTCCGTGGCCGAGGTGCTCTCTCCAG GATAGTGAATATGGTGATGAGCGTCAGAGAATGGGCCCAGAAGAGCGCGGCCGAGGAGGCGGAGCGGCCCGATTCTTTTCTGGAACGTTTCCGGGGCCCCGCCCACTTAGACATACACGCCCCACCCAGCGGTTTTAGTCACAGCCACAATGGCTCTGATATAGACAGTGAAATGAGACGCACCAAAAGAAG GAGGAACTGTAACAATGTCATCTTATCGCCATCGGATGATGCGTATTACCACTGGCTGATGGTGATTGGGCCGGCTGTTTTTTATAACTGGACCCTATTAGTCGTCAG GGCCTGTTTTGACGAGCTGCAGATGAGGAATGTTTCGGTGTGGCTGGTCATGGACTACATCTGCGATGGAGTCTACATTCTCGACATAGCGGTTCGTCTTCATACAG gtttCTTGGAGCAAGGACTGATGGTGAAAGATGGCCAGCGTTTGAGGGAAACCTATATCCGGACCTTCCAGTGTAAACTGGACATCTGCTCCATCCTTCCAACTGATCTGTTATATTTGACTTATGGACTCAGTCACGCTCCCCTTCTTCGATTTAATCGTCTGCTGCGCCTGCCACGGCTGTTTGAGCTCTTTGAACGTACAGAAACAAGAACAGGTTACCCGAATACCTTCCGCATCTGTAAACTCATCGTATACATCCTGGTGATCATCCACTGGAATGCCTGCGGATATTACAGTTTCTCCAAAGTCCTAGGACTGGGCTCAGACTCCTGGGTTTATCCCAATTCCTCTGATCCAGAGTTTGCCTCCCTCACCAGAAGTTACATATACTGCCTGTACTGGTCCACTTTGACGCTGACGACCATCGGCGAGACTCCACCTCCTGTGAGAGATGAGGAGTATCTCTTCCTCATATTTGATTTTCTG GCGTTCTAA
- the guf1 gene encoding translation factor Guf1, mitochondrial isoform X9: MIASVVQRWCGTPLSRCILRFKICRKKTPNYCMSYSMLRRCWMNKLPVLSTNFKMQLLNLTTQNDKQEVIDLSKFPVERIRNFCIIAHIDHGKSTLADRLLEMTGAIAKTDKNKQVLDKLQVERERGITVKAQTASLFYTHRGQRHLLNLIDTPVRPPLDLVSENGPYTVRCGILFDCCFVKIISSRGQAVAIVTLLPTVQEIRSRILPCHLEKNAYTKNACFYVQYTGQTNSLMLFIQLMVTDFNAPPQGHVDFSYEVSRSIAACQGVLLIVDANQGIQAQTVANFYLAFEAQLTIIPVINKIDLKNADPERVESQIEKVFDIPREDSLRISAKIGTNVEKVLQAVVERIPPPAAIVHDPFKALVFDSNFDHYRGVVANVAVFAGHVKKGDKIVSAHLGKAYEVSELGLLRPEEHPTQKLFAGQVGYLVAGMKDVKEAQIGDTLYLQDQPVEALPGFKPAKAMVFAGMYPVDQSEYPGLRSAIERLTLNDSSVTVQRDSSLALGAGWRLGFLGLLHMEVFNQRLEQEYNASVIVTAPTVPYKAVLSSAKVIKEHGREEITVVNPAQFPDRSVVSKYLEPMVVGTILAPDTYTGKIMTLCLNRRGIQNNMVYVDDHRVMMKYLFPLNEIVVDFYDLLKSLSSGYASFDYENAGYQAADLIKMDILLNGRPVEELTIIVHRARAYSTGKAVCERLKDSIPRQMFEIAVQAAVGSQIIARETIKAYRKNVLAKCYGGDITRKMKLLKKQAEGKRKMRRIGNVEVPKDVFVNVLKRKDK; encoded by the exons ATGATTGCGTCTGTGGTCCAACGGTGGTGTGGAACGCCACTGTCGCGATGTATTTTGCGTTTTAAAATATGCAGAAAGAAAACGCCAAACTATTGTATGAGTTATTCGATGTTAAGACGTTGCTGGATGAACAAACTCCCTGTTCTTTCTACTAATTTCAAGATGCAGCTTTTGAACCTGACTACACAAAATGACAAG caGGAGGTCATTGACCTATCCAAGTTTCCTGTGGAAAGAATCAGGAATTTTTGCATCATTGCACATATTGACCATGGTAAAAGCACACTGGCTGACAGACTACTTGAAATGACAG GTGCCATAGCAAAGACAGACAAGAACAAACAGGTTCTGGACAAGCTTCAGgtggagcgagagagaggcATAACCGTCAAGGCCCAGACGGCCTCTTTGTTTTACACACACCGGGGCCAGCGGCACCTCCTCAACCTCATTGACACACCAGTAAGACCTCCATTGGATTTAGTTTCAGAAAATGGACCCTACACAGTCCGTTGTGGGATATTATTTGACTGCTGTTTTGTGAAAATAATCAGTTCAAGGGGTCAAGCTGTTGCCATTGTGACCCTTTTGCCAACTGTCCAAGAAATCCGAAGTCGCATCTTACCATGTCATCTGGAGAAGAATGCGTACACGAAGAATGCATGCTTTTACGTCCAGTATACTGGGCAGACAAATAGTTTAATGCTCTTCATTCAGCTGATGGTAACTGATTTTAATGCGCCTCCGCAGGGTCACGTCGACTTCAGCTACGAAGTGTCTCGGTCCATCGCCGCATGCCAGGGTGTCTTGCTTATTGTCGACGCCAATCAG GGAATTCAAGCGCAGACCGTGGCCAACTTCTACCTGGCTTTTGAAGCTCAGCTGACAATCATCCCTGTCATTAACAAG ATCGATTTGAAAAATGCCGATCCAGAGAGGGTGGAGTCACAGATTGAAAAAGTGTTTGATATTCCTCGTGAGGACTCCCTTCGG ATTTCAGCTAAAATTGGTACAAATGTTGAAAAGGTTCTCCAAGCAGTCGTAGAGAGAATTCCTCC GCCTGCGGCAATTGTTCATGACCCATTCAAAGCACTCGTCTTTGACTCCAATTTTGACCACTACAGAGGAGTAGTGGCTAACGTTGCCGTGTTTGCGGGTCATGTCAAAAAAGGGGACAAGATCGTGTCGGCACACCTCGGCAAAGCCTACGAGGTCAGCGAGCTCGGACTTCTTCGCCCAGAAGAGCATCCCACGCAGAAACT GTTTGCTGGACAGGTGGGCTACCTCGTAGCCGGGATGAAGGATGTAAAGGAGGCGCAGATTGGGGACACGCTCTACCTCCAGGACCAGCCAGTGGAAGCTCTGCCCGGCTTTAAGCCAGCCAAAGCAATGGTGTTTGCCG GAATGTATCCAGTGGACCAGTCAGAATACCCGGGCCTTCGTAGCGCCATCGAGAGACTGACACTAAACGACTCGAGTGTCACAGTGCAGAGAGACAGCAGTTTGGCTCTCGGAGCTGGTTGGAG GCTGGGCTTCCTGGGACTTCTTCATATGGAGGTGTTTAATCAGAGGCTGGAGCAGGAATACAATGCGTCTGTTATCGTAACCGCGCCAACAGTGCCTTATAAGGCTGTTCTCTCGTCAGCTAAAGTCATCAAG GAACATGGCAGGGAGGAGATTACCGTTGTGAACCCAGCTCAGTTTCCAGACAGATCTGTAGTGTCGAAGTATTTGGAACCAATGGTGGTGGGGACTATTTTGGCACCTGACACATACACTGGCAAGATTATGACTCTCTGCTTG AATCGCAGAGGCATCCAGAATAATATGGTGTACGTAGATGACCATCGTGTGATGATGAAATATCTCTTCCCtttaaatgaaattgttgtGGATTTCTATGACCTCCTCAAGTCTCTTTCTTCAGGATATGCCAG CTTTGATTATGAAAACGCAGGCTACCAGGCAGCTGACCTTATCAAGATGGATATTCTATTGAATGGGCGCCCGGTGGAAGAACTCACCATAATTGTGCACAG AGCGCGCGCATACAGCACGGGGAAAGCCGTATGTGAGCGACTCAAGGATTCCATACCGAGGCAAATGTTTGAGATTGCAGTACAAGCAGCTGTCGGGAGTCAAATCATTGCAAGAGAAAC AATAAAGGCGTACAGAAAAAATGTCCTTGCAAAATGC TATGGAGGTGACATAACGCGCAAGATGAAACTTCTGAAGAAACAGGCAGAAGGCAAAAGGAAGATGAGGCGCATTGGCAACGTGGAAGTACCCAAAGATGTTTTTGTGAATGTTCTGAAGAGGAAAGACAAATAG
- the guf1 gene encoding uncharacterized protein guf1 isoform X6, giving the protein MIASVVQRWCGTPLSRCILRFKICRKKTPNYCMSYSMLRRCWMNKLPVLSTNFKMQLLNLTTQNDKQEVIDLSKFPVERIRNFCIIAHIDHGKSTLADRLLEMTGAIAKTDKNKQVLDKLQVERERGITVKAQTASLFYTHRGQRHLLNLIDTPVRPPLDLVSENGPYTVRCGILFDCCFVKIISSRGQAVAIVTLLPTVQEIRSRILPCHLEKNAYTKNACFYVQYTGQTNSLMLFIQLMVTDFNAPPQGHVDFSYEVSRSIAACQGVLLIVDANQGIQAQTVANFYLAFEAQLTIIPVINKIDLKNADPERVESQIEKVFDIPREDSLRISAKIGTNVEKVLQAVVERIPPPAAIVHDPFKALVFDSNFDHYRGVVANVAVFAGHVKKGDKIVSAHLGKAYEVSELGLLRPEEHPTQKLFAGQVGYLVAGMKDVKEAQIGDTLYLQDQPVEALPGFKPAKAMVFAGMYPVDQSEYPGLRSAIERLTLNDSSVTVQRDSSLALGAGWRLGFLGLLHMEVFNQRLEQEYNASVIVTAPTVPYKAVLSSAKVIKEHGREEITVVNPAQFPDRSVVSKYLEPMVVGTILAPDTYTGKIMTLCLNRRGIQNNMVYVDDHRVMMKYLFPLNEIVVDFYDLLKSLSSGYASFDYENAGYQAADLIKMDILLNGRPVEELTIIVHRARAYSTGKAVCERLKDSIPRQMFEIAVQAAVGSQIIARETMPRPVHESHGLSVKTWAEEESDYADSTLSRGQSMCDDTSSELQRMAAIERRDVNSQNSFRGRGALSRIVNMVMSVREWAQKSAAEEAERPDSFLERFRGPAHLDIHAPPSGFSHSHNGSDIDSEMRRTKRRRNCNNVILSPSDDAYYHWLMVIGPAVFYNWTLLVVRACFDELQMRNVSVWLVMDYICDGVYILDIAVRLHTGFLEQGLMVKDGQRLRETYIRTFQCKLDICSILPTDLLYLTYGLSHAPLLRFNRLLRLPRLFELFERTETRTGYPNTFRICKLIVYILVIIHWNACGYYSFSKVLGLGSDSWVYPNSSDPEFASLTRSYIYCLYWSTLTLTTIGETPPPVRDEEYLFLIFDFLVGVLIFASIVGNVGAMISNMNSTRAGFQARVDSLKHYMHFRHVNKVLEQRVIRWFDYLWTNKKTIDEQEVLRSLPSKLRAEIAINVHLDTLKKVRIFQDCEAGLLVELVLKLQPQVFSPGDYICRKPG; this is encoded by the exons ATGATTGCGTCTGTGGTCCAACGGTGGTGTGGAACGCCACTGTCGCGATGTATTTTGCGTTTTAAAATATGCAGAAAGAAAACGCCAAACTATTGTATGAGTTATTCGATGTTAAGACGTTGCTGGATGAACAAACTCCCTGTTCTTTCTACTAATTTCAAGATGCAGCTTTTGAACCTGACTACACAAAATGACAAG caGGAGGTCATTGACCTATCCAAGTTTCCTGTGGAAAGAATCAGGAATTTTTGCATCATTGCACATATTGACCATGGTAAAAGCACACTGGCTGACAGACTACTTGAAATGACAG GTGCCATAGCAAAGACAGACAAGAACAAACAGGTTCTGGACAAGCTTCAGgtggagcgagagagaggcATAACCGTCAAGGCCCAGACGGCCTCTTTGTTTTACACACACCGGGGCCAGCGGCACCTCCTCAACCTCATTGACACACCAGTAAGACCTCCATTGGATTTAGTTTCAGAAAATGGACCCTACACAGTCCGTTGTGGGATATTATTTGACTGCTGTTTTGTGAAAATAATCAGTTCAAGGGGTCAAGCTGTTGCCATTGTGACCCTTTTGCCAACTGTCCAAGAAATCCGAAGTCGCATCTTACCATGTCATCTGGAGAAGAATGCGTACACGAAGAATGCATGCTTTTACGTCCAGTATACTGGGCAGACAAATAGTTTAATGCTCTTCATTCAGCTGATGGTAACTGATTTTAATGCGCCTCCGCAGGGTCACGTCGACTTCAGCTACGAAGTGTCTCGGTCCATCGCCGCATGCCAGGGTGTCTTGCTTATTGTCGACGCCAATCAG GGAATTCAAGCGCAGACCGTGGCCAACTTCTACCTGGCTTTTGAAGCTCAGCTGACAATCATCCCTGTCATTAACAAG ATCGATTTGAAAAATGCCGATCCAGAGAGGGTGGAGTCACAGATTGAAAAAGTGTTTGATATTCCTCGTGAGGACTCCCTTCGG ATTTCAGCTAAAATTGGTACAAATGTTGAAAAGGTTCTCCAAGCAGTCGTAGAGAGAATTCCTCC GCCTGCGGCAATTGTTCATGACCCATTCAAAGCACTCGTCTTTGACTCCAATTTTGACCACTACAGAGGAGTAGTGGCTAACGTTGCCGTGTTTGCGGGTCATGTCAAAAAAGGGGACAAGATCGTGTCGGCACACCTCGGCAAAGCCTACGAGGTCAGCGAGCTCGGACTTCTTCGCCCAGAAGAGCATCCCACGCAGAAACT GTTTGCTGGACAGGTGGGCTACCTCGTAGCCGGGATGAAGGATGTAAAGGAGGCGCAGATTGGGGACACGCTCTACCTCCAGGACCAGCCAGTGGAAGCTCTGCCCGGCTTTAAGCCAGCCAAAGCAATGGTGTTTGCCG GAATGTATCCAGTGGACCAGTCAGAATACCCGGGCCTTCGTAGCGCCATCGAGAGACTGACACTAAACGACTCGAGTGTCACAGTGCAGAGAGACAGCAGTTTGGCTCTCGGAGCTGGTTGGAG GCTGGGCTTCCTGGGACTTCTTCATATGGAGGTGTTTAATCAGAGGCTGGAGCAGGAATACAATGCGTCTGTTATCGTAACCGCGCCAACAGTGCCTTATAAGGCTGTTCTCTCGTCAGCTAAAGTCATCAAG GAACATGGCAGGGAGGAGATTACCGTTGTGAACCCAGCTCAGTTTCCAGACAGATCTGTAGTGTCGAAGTATTTGGAACCAATGGTGGTGGGGACTATTTTGGCACCTGACACATACACTGGCAAGATTATGACTCTCTGCTTG AATCGCAGAGGCATCCAGAATAATATGGTGTACGTAGATGACCATCGTGTGATGATGAAATATCTCTTCCCtttaaatgaaattgttgtGGATTTCTATGACCTCCTCAAGTCTCTTTCTTCAGGATATGCCAG CTTTGATTATGAAAACGCAGGCTACCAGGCAGCTGACCTTATCAAGATGGATATTCTATTGAATGGGCGCCCGGTGGAAGAACTCACCATAATTGTGCACAG AGCGCGCGCATACAGCACGGGGAAAGCCGTATGTGAGCGACTCAAGGATTCCATACCGAGGCAAATGTTTGAGATTGCAGTACAAGCAGCTGTCGGGAGTCAAATCATTGCAAGAGAAAC TATGCCGCGTCCAGTGCACGAGTCACACGGGTTATCTGTAAAAACGTGGGCAGAGGAGGAGAGTGACTATGCTGACAGCACACTTAGCAG AGGGCAGTCGATGTGTGATGACACGTCGTCGGAATTGCAGAGAATGGCCGCCATTGAACGGAGAGACGTCAACTCGCAGAATTCCTTCCGTGGCCGAGGTGCTCTCTCCAG GATAGTGAATATGGTGATGAGCGTCAGAGAATGGGCCCAGAAGAGCGCGGCCGAGGAGGCGGAGCGGCCCGATTCTTTTCTGGAACGTTTCCGGGGCCCCGCCCACTTAGACATACACGCCCCACCCAGCGGTTTTAGTCACAGCCACAATGGCTCTGATATAGACAGTGAAATGAGACGCACCAAAAGAAG GAGGAACTGTAACAATGTCATCTTATCGCCATCGGATGATGCGTATTACCACTGGCTGATGGTGATTGGGCCGGCTGTTTTTTATAACTGGACCCTATTAGTCGTCAG GGCCTGTTTTGACGAGCTGCAGATGAGGAATGTTTCGGTGTGGCTGGTCATGGACTACATCTGCGATGGAGTCTACATTCTCGACATAGCGGTTCGTCTTCATACAG gtttCTTGGAGCAAGGACTGATGGTGAAAGATGGCCAGCGTTTGAGGGAAACCTATATCCGGACCTTCCAGTGTAAACTGGACATCTGCTCCATCCTTCCAACTGATCTGTTATATTTGACTTATGGACTCAGTCACGCTCCCCTTCTTCGATTTAATCGTCTGCTGCGCCTGCCACGGCTGTTTGAGCTCTTTGAACGTACAGAAACAAGAACAGGTTACCCGAATACCTTCCGCATCTGTAAACTCATCGTATACATCCTGGTGATCATCCACTGGAATGCCTGCGGATATTACAGTTTCTCCAAAGTCCTAGGACTGGGCTCAGACTCCTGGGTTTATCCCAATTCCTCTGATCCAGAGTTTGCCTCCCTCACCAGAAGTTACATATACTGCCTGTACTGGTCCACTTTGACGCTGACGACCATCGGCGAGACTCCACCTCCTGTGAGAGATGAGGAGTATCTCTTCCTCATATTTGATTTTCTG GTAGGCGTTCTAATTTTTGCCTCCATTGTGGGGAATGTTGGAGCCATGATTTCGAATATGAATTCTACAAGAGCAGGCTTTCAGGCTCGTGTCGACTCTCTGAAACATTACATGCACTTCAGGCATGTCAACAAGGTGCTGGAACAGCGTGTCATTCGATGGTTTGACTACCTCTGGACCAACAAGAAGACTATTGATGAACAGGAAGTGCTCAGGAGCTTACCCAGTAAACTAAGAGCAGAGATTGCAATCAACGTTCACCTGGACACACTGAAGAAG